One segment of Acidovorax sp. DW039 DNA contains the following:
- a CDS encoding Spy/CpxP family protein refolding chaperone has product MTQAFSTRRLLATAALAALALPTLAQTPPPPAAPAARTANADAPGRGARDGRDGDMQKRHQEHMAKRQAALKEKLKLTAAQEGAWTEFTTAMQPPARPARPDPKELDKLTTPERIDRMRTLRAQHTAEADRRDEAVKKFYASLSPEQQKTFDAEMPRGPGMHGRPGMHGGPGGHDHGKRGGPQGRPTPDGEGSPR; this is encoded by the coding sequence ATGACACAGGCATTCTCTACCCGCCGCCTTCTGGCTACGGCTGCACTGGCCGCCCTGGCCCTGCCCACCCTGGCCCAGACCCCACCTCCTCCCGCAGCGCCCGCTGCCCGCACAGCCAACGCCGATGCCCCCGGCCGCGGTGCCCGCGATGGCCGTGACGGCGACATGCAAAAGCGCCACCAGGAACACATGGCCAAGCGCCAGGCTGCGCTGAAGGAAAAGCTCAAGCTCACTGCCGCACAGGAAGGTGCCTGGACGGAATTCACCACCGCCATGCAGCCCCCTGCCCGCCCTGCGCGCCCCGACCCCAAGGAACTGGACAAACTCACCACCCCTGAGCGCATCGACCGCATGCGCACCCTGCGTGCCCAGCACACCGCCGAGGCCGACCGCCGGGATGAGGCCGTGAAAAAGTTCTACGCCAGCCTGAGCCCGGAGCAACAAAAGACCTTTGATGCCGAGATGCCCCGCGGCCCAGGCATGCATGGAAGACCCGGCATGCACGGTGGCCCTGGTGGCCACGACCACGGCAAGCGCGGCGGCCCCCAAGGGCGCCCCACTCCGGACGGTGAAGGTTCACCCCGCTGA
- a CDS encoding recombination-associated protein RdgC yields the protein MFKNLIVYRIAPGWQADLTQVEEALAKTPFTECGATQEKSLGWIAPRGEAHGALVESVGGQWILRFMVETKVLPGSVLNRKVKEKAARIEQETGRKPGKKESKELKDEAKLDLLPMAFTKQGSLWVWIDTDARLLVLDTSAQGRADEVVSLLVDSLPGLSVSLLNTQTSPQAAMAHWLATQEPPVGFSIDRECELKSADEAKAVVRYARHPLDIEEVQQHIQQGKLPTKLALTWDDRVSFMLTEGLQVRKLSFLDTVFEGTKADDGGFDTDVAIATGELVKLIPDLIEALGGEAESGVASAAEAIAAAGPANASAVGAAPAAPAQRAVPATPVRKSGGGVVTGPATAPVDTDPDSAPF from the coding sequence GTGTTCAAGAACTTGATCGTGTACCGCATTGCTCCTGGCTGGCAGGCTGATTTGACGCAGGTGGAAGAAGCGCTGGCCAAGACGCCTTTCACGGAATGCGGCGCCACCCAGGAAAAGTCGCTGGGCTGGATTGCGCCCCGGGGCGAGGCGCATGGCGCGCTGGTGGAGTCGGTCGGGGGGCAGTGGATCTTGCGCTTCATGGTCGAGACCAAGGTGCTGCCCGGCTCGGTGCTCAACCGCAAGGTCAAGGAAAAAGCCGCCCGCATCGAGCAGGAAACCGGTCGCAAGCCCGGCAAGAAGGAAAGCAAGGAACTCAAGGACGAGGCCAAGCTGGACTTGCTGCCCATGGCTTTCACCAAACAGGGCAGCCTGTGGGTGTGGATTGACACCGATGCGCGCCTGCTGGTGCTGGACACCTCGGCCCAGGGCCGCGCCGACGAGGTGGTGAGCCTGCTGGTGGATTCGCTGCCGGGCCTGTCGGTCTCGCTGCTCAACACCCAGACCAGCCCGCAAGCGGCGATGGCGCACTGGCTCGCCACCCAGGAGCCGCCCGTGGGCTTCAGCATCGACCGCGAGTGCGAGCTCAAGAGCGCCGATGAAGCCAAGGCCGTGGTGCGCTACGCACGCCACCCGCTCGACATTGAAGAAGTGCAGCAGCACATCCAGCAAGGCAAGTTGCCCACCAAGCTGGCGCTGACCTGGGACGACCGCGTCTCCTTCATGCTCACCGAGGGGCTGCAGGTGCGCAAGCTGTCGTTTCTGGACACCGTGTTTGAAGGCACCAAGGCCGACGATGGCGGCTTTGACACCGACGTGGCTATTGCCACGGGCGAGCTGGTCAAGCTGATTCCCGATCTGATCGAAGCCCTGGGCGGCGAGGCAGAAAGCGGCGTGGCCAGTGCGGCTGAGGCCATTGCCGCCGCAGGGCCTGCCAATGCATCCGCAGTGGGCGCGGCGCCAGCGGCCCCGGCCCAGCGTGCCGTGCCTGCCACGCCCGTGCGCAAGTCTGGCGGCGGGGTGGTGACAGGCCCGGCCACTGCGCCTGTGGATACCGATCCCGATTCGGCACCCTTTTGA
- a CDS encoding glycerophosphodiester phosphodiesterase, with the protein MAAAALGCYVLPATAADSATWPPTPTVIGHRGASALRPEHTLAAYQKAIDDGADLIEPDLVITQDGVLVARHENAIAILNPDGSVREATTDVVDRPEFAARKTTKTIDGTAITGWFVEDFTLTELKTLRARERIPAIRPANVAYNGQFEVPTLQEVIDLAKSQSAAKGRTIGVIPETKHPSFFQSIGKPLEPALLAVLEKNGWNHKDAPVYVQSFEVANLKALRQQSSVRLVQLLSPNGRPYDFVAAGNTRTYADMATAEGLKEMATYANVVGAHKDLVIRPKDGVLGTPTALVKEAHALNLAVHIWTLRPENAFLPASHKKSPATDPTARGDSVGEIQTFLRAGVDGFFTDDPAVGREAVQGLNLRK; encoded by the coding sequence ATGGCCGCAGCCGCCCTTGGCTGCTACGTCTTGCCAGCCACTGCGGCAGACTCCGCCACCTGGCCGCCCACACCCACGGTGATCGGTCACCGCGGCGCCTCCGCCCTCAGGCCGGAGCACACGCTGGCTGCCTACCAAAAAGCCATTGACGATGGTGCAGACCTGATCGAGCCGGATCTGGTCATCACGCAGGACGGGGTGCTGGTCGCCCGGCACGAGAACGCGATCGCCATCCTCAACCCCGATGGCAGCGTGCGTGAGGCCACCACCGACGTGGTGGACCGGCCCGAGTTTGCGGCCCGCAAGACCACCAAGACGATTGACGGCACCGCCATCACCGGCTGGTTTGTAGAGGACTTCACCCTGACCGAGCTCAAGACGCTGCGTGCGCGCGAGCGCATCCCGGCCATCCGCCCCGCCAACGTGGCCTACAACGGGCAGTTCGAGGTGCCCACGCTGCAGGAAGTGATCGACCTGGCCAAGTCGCAATCAGCAGCCAAGGGGCGCACCATTGGCGTCATCCCCGAGACCAAGCACCCCAGCTTCTTCCAGTCCATCGGCAAACCGCTGGAGCCCGCCCTGCTGGCCGTGCTGGAGAAAAACGGCTGGAACCACAAAGACGCGCCGGTGTATGTGCAGTCTTTCGAGGTGGCCAATCTCAAGGCACTGCGCCAGCAAAGTTCGGTGCGCCTGGTGCAGTTGCTGTCACCCAATGGCCGCCCTTATGACTTTGTGGCAGCAGGCAACACCCGCACCTATGCCGACATGGCCACTGCCGAGGGGTTGAAGGAAATGGCCACCTATGCCAACGTGGTGGGCGCACACAAAGACTTGGTCATCCGCCCCAAGGACGGTGTGCTGGGCACCCCCACCGCGCTGGTGAAAGAGGCCCACGCCCTGAACCTGGCGGTTCACATCTGGACCCTGCGCCCTGAAAACGCCTTTTTGCCTGCATCGCACAAAAAGTCGCCCGCCACAGACCCCACCGCGCGTGGCGACAGCGTGGGCGAGATCCAGACCTTTCTGCGGGCCGGGGTGGATGGCTTTTTTACCGACGACCCCGCCGTGGGCCGGGAAGCCGTGCAAGGCCTGAACCTGCGCAAGTAA
- the cueR gene encoding Cu(I)-responsive transcriptional regulator: protein MTAPTARQAPTARSAWPVPIGEAARRAGVSARMVRHYESLGLLPPVARTDSGYRQYTEADVHTLHFIRRARDLGFSMEEIATLVALWQDRSRTSAQVKHIAQTHIAQLTERIAQMQAMQRTLQTLVGCCHGDDRPDCPILDDLAGSGSGGRLQPTHEGKASKV from the coding sequence ATGACAGCCCCCACCGCACGGCAGGCCCCCACGGCGCGGTCCGCCTGGCCCGTGCCCATTGGCGAGGCCGCGCGCCGCGCTGGCGTGTCGGCCCGCATGGTGCGCCACTACGAATCGCTGGGCCTGCTGCCCCCCGTGGCGCGCACCGACAGCGGCTACCGCCAGTACACCGAGGCCGATGTGCACACCCTGCACTTCATCCGCCGCGCGCGCGACCTGGGCTTTTCCATGGAGGAAATCGCCACCCTGGTAGCCCTGTGGCAAGACCGCAGCCGCACCAGCGCCCAGGTCAAGCACATTGCACAAACCCACATCGCCCAGCTCACCGAACGCATCGCACAAATGCAGGCCATGCAGCGCACCCTGCAAACCCTGGTGGGCTGCTGCCACGGCGACGACCGGCCCGACTGCCCCATCCTGGACGACCTGGCGGGAAGCGGAAGCGGAGGTAGGCTGCAGCCAACGCATGAAGGAAAAGCGAGCAAGGTTTAG
- a CDS encoding cation transporter, whose protein sequence is MSNAPTTQTFQVQGMTCGHCERAVTQAIQQVDPAATVQIDRASGQVQVQTTAAREPLAAAIAEEGYQVAA, encoded by the coding sequence ATGTCCAACGCGCCCACCACCCAAACCTTCCAGGTCCAAGGCATGACCTGCGGCCACTGCGAACGTGCCGTCACGCAGGCCATCCAGCAGGTGGACCCTGCTGCCACCGTGCAGATCGACCGCGCCAGCGGCCAGGTGCAAGTGCAGACCACCGCCGCGCGCGAGCCCTTGGCTGCCGCCATTGCCGAAGAAGGCTACCAAGTCGCCGCATGA
- a CDS encoding heavy metal translocating P-type ATPase, whose translation MTTSNPTPSLRSPSVSPAVAEAALSLDLGIGGMTCASCVGRVERALRKVPGVQDATVNLATESARVSFVAAEASAMDAQLRRAVRNAGYEPRTADVGDGAEDASPWAGFGPVAVGLALSAPLVLPMLGDLLGMHWMLPAWAQFLLATPVQFILGARFYKAGWAAARALSGNMDLLVAVGTSAGWGLSMWLWLTAPADHPGHVPHLYFEASAVVVTLVLLGKWLEARAKRQTTAAIRALHALRPDVVHLLGKTGEVDVPVAEVLVGDRLVVRPGERIPADGVITEGQTQVDESMLTGEPLPVAREVGGRLTGGSINGEGRIVMQVLAVGSETVLAQIIRLVEDAQAAKAPLQRLVDKVSAVFVPVVLALALVTLLGWLWSGAGVEAALVHAVAVLVIACPCALGLATPAAIMAGTGVAAQHGILIKDVQALEVAHKVDTVAFDKTGTLTVGQPRLVALDLADDADAVGILAAVAAVQAGSEHPLARAVVAAAAERAVPPVGADQVAAVRAVPGRGTEGRVQGQPWHIGSLRWMQELDAALPAPLAERAQALQAEGYTVSAVAAHTLDSQQGLQVRALLAFGDEPKPGAREALAALKARGIRTVMISGDNRGAACAMARRLGLDPDAGDVMAEVLPADKAAQVRLLQQGNGSDVTAGHGAGAQRHIVAMAGDGVNDAPALAAADVGMAMGNGTDVAMHAAGITLMRGDPRLVAAALDISHRTVLKIRQNLFWAFAYNVAGIPLAALGYLSPVVAGAAMALSSVSVMANALLLKRWRM comes from the coding sequence ATGACGACCTCCAACCCCACCCCATCCCTCCGCTCACCCTCTGTTTCTCCAGCCGTGGCCGAAGCCGCTCTGTCGCTGGACCTGGGCATTGGCGGCATGACCTGCGCGAGCTGCGTGGGCCGCGTGGAGCGGGCGCTGCGCAAGGTGCCCGGCGTGCAAGATGCCACGGTGAACCTGGCTACCGAGTCGGCCCGGGTCTCCTTTGTGGCTGCTGAGGCATCGGCCATGGACGCACAGTTGCGCCGCGCCGTGCGCAATGCGGGCTACGAGCCGCGCACTGCCGATGTGGGGGATGGGGCTGAGGACGCCTCGCCCTGGGCCGGGTTTGGGCCCGTGGCGGTGGGGCTGGCGTTGTCGGCCCCGCTGGTGCTGCCCATGTTGGGGGATCTGTTGGGCATGCACTGGATGTTGCCCGCCTGGGCGCAGTTTCTGTTGGCCACGCCGGTGCAGTTCATCCTGGGCGCACGCTTTTACAAGGCGGGCTGGGCGGCAGCCAGGGCGCTGAGCGGCAACATGGACTTGCTGGTGGCGGTGGGCACCAGCGCGGGCTGGGGCTTGTCGATGTGGCTGTGGCTGACGGCTCCTGCCGATCACCCCGGGCATGTGCCGCATCTGTACTTTGAGGCCTCGGCGGTGGTAGTCACGCTGGTCCTGCTGGGCAAGTGGCTGGAGGCCCGCGCCAAGCGGCAGACCACGGCGGCGATCCGCGCGCTGCATGCCTTGCGGCCGGATGTGGTGCATCTGTTGGGTAAGACTGGCGAAGTGGATGTGCCCGTGGCGGAGGTGCTGGTGGGTGACCGGCTGGTGGTGCGCCCCGGCGAGCGCATCCCTGCCGACGGGGTGATCACCGAGGGGCAGACGCAGGTGGACGAATCCATGCTGACGGGCGAGCCCTTGCCTGTGGCCCGTGAGGTGGGCGGACGGCTGACGGGCGGGTCCATCAACGGGGAAGGGCGCATCGTGATGCAGGTGCTGGCCGTGGGGTCTGAAACCGTGCTGGCCCAAATCATCCGGCTGGTGGAGGACGCACAGGCCGCCAAGGCCCCGCTGCAGCGGCTGGTGGACAAGGTTTCTGCCGTGTTTGTGCCTGTGGTGCTGGCATTGGCCCTGGTCACCTTGCTGGGTTGGCTGTGGAGCGGCGCCGGGGTGGAAGCGGCCCTGGTGCATGCCGTGGCGGTGCTGGTGATTGCCTGCCCTTGCGCGCTGGGGCTGGCCACGCCTGCGGCCATCATGGCGGGCACGGGCGTAGCGGCGCAGCACGGCATCCTCATCAAGGATGTGCAGGCGCTGGAAGTGGCCCACAAGGTGGACACCGTGGCCTTTGACAAGACGGGCACGCTGACCGTAGGCCAGCCCCGGCTGGTGGCCCTGGATCTGGCGGACGATGCAGACGCGGTGGGCATTCTGGCCGCCGTGGCAGCTGTGCAGGCAGGCAGTGAACACCCCCTGGCCCGTGCGGTGGTGGCAGCAGCGGCAGAGCGCGCGGTGCCACCCGTAGGGGCTGACCAGGTGGCAGCGGTGCGTGCGGTGCCGGGACGGGGCACAGAAGGCAGGGTGCAGGGCCAGCCCTGGCACATTGGCAGCTTGCGCTGGATGCAGGAGCTTGATGCAGCCTTGCCTGCCCCGCTGGCCGAGCGTGCGCAGGCTTTGCAGGCCGAGGGGTACACCGTGTCTGCCGTGGCTGCCCACACGCTGGATTCCCAGCAGGGCCTGCAGGTGCGGGCCTTGCTGGCCTTTGGTGACGAACCCAAGCCCGGCGCACGCGAGGCGCTGGCAGCACTGAAGGCGCGGGGCATTCGCACGGTGATGATCTCTGGGGACAACCGGGGCGCAGCCTGTGCCATGGCGCGGCGGCTGGGGCTGGACCCGGATGCGGGTGACGTAATGGCTGAGGTGCTGCCTGCGGACAAGGCCGCGCAGGTGCGCTTGTTGCAGCAGGGCAACGGCTCAGATGTAACAGCTGGGCACGGGGCCGGGGCACAGCGCCACATTGTGGCGATGGCAGGCGACGGCGTGAACGATGCCCCCGCACTGGCCGCCGCCGATGTGGGCATGGCCATGGGCAACGGCACCGATGTGGCCATGCACGCCGCAGGCATCACCCTGATGCGGGGGGACCCGCGGCTGGTGGCCGCGGCGCTGGACATCTCCCATCGCACGGTGCTCAAGATCCGGCAAAACCTGTTCTGGGCCTTTGCGTACAACGTGGCGGGCATCCCGCTGGCGGCCCTGGGCTACCTCAGTCCCGTGGTGGCGGGGGCAGCCATGGCCCTCAGTTCCGTGAGCGTGATGGCAAATGCCCTTCTACTCAAACGGTGGCGCATGTGA
- a CDS encoding methyl-accepting chemotaxis protein, with translation MNLFSLMRLFTIRFRMLGAIAVVLSLLGLLGGAGMLGMFRIYSMSEDFMHTSFQEVTYMAQLHATMGSIRQFEKDMIIGYEKPEVVKAAHTKWLESLDKAKSVASRFLEGEEDVDNAVVRDIIKRLDSYKEAFAHVARQLEAGGYDTATIANRMSGKAVGEFAEADKLMKNLEEVLRTKVDKSVADQKSVSTQTKWLFALAVLITVVVVVPLTLLNMHSICKPLDEAQRAAKAIAGGDLSQAIRAEGRDEVADLLRALGDMQQGLGSLVAQVRDASGNIATASQEIATGNQDLSHRTEQTASNAQAAVSSLSQITATVQQTASSSQMANQLAVSASTTATRGGSVVEQAVSSMHEISASSRKIGDIIGLIDSIAFQTNILALNAAVEAARAGEQGRGFAVVASEVRSLAQRSAAAASDIKTLIQSSVAAVDGGVRHVEDAGSAMKEIVSSVQRVGDIIGEITAAASEQSAGIGAVNQSVGEIDRMTQQNAALVEESAAAAESLREQAARLSQVVEQFRLSEAMMHHHATATPAVAATSRGELSGPRSAPRALLG, from the coding sequence ATGAATCTTTTTTCGCTCATGCGGCTGTTCACTATCCGGTTCCGAATGCTGGGGGCCATCGCCGTGGTGTTGAGCTTGCTGGGGCTGCTGGGTGGGGCGGGCATGCTGGGCATGTTCCGCATTTATTCGATGAGCGAAGACTTCATGCACACCTCGTTCCAGGAGGTGACGTACATGGCCCAGCTGCACGCCACCATGGGGTCGATCCGGCAGTTTGAAAAGGACATGATCATTGGCTATGAAAAGCCTGAGGTGGTGAAGGCCGCGCACACCAAGTGGCTGGAGAGCCTGGACAAAGCCAAGTCAGTGGCCTCGCGTTTCCTGGAGGGCGAGGAGGATGTGGACAACGCCGTGGTGCGGGACATCATCAAACGCCTGGACAGCTACAAGGAAGCCTTTGCCCATGTGGCACGCCAGCTGGAGGCCGGGGGCTATGACACGGCCACCATTGCCAACCGCATGAGTGGCAAGGCCGTGGGTGAGTTTGCCGAAGCCGACAAGTTGATGAAGAACCTGGAAGAGGTTCTGCGCACCAAGGTGGACAAGTCGGTGGCTGACCAGAAGAGCGTCTCCACCCAGACCAAGTGGCTGTTTGCACTGGCCGTGCTGATCACCGTGGTGGTGGTGGTGCCCCTGACCTTGCTGAACATGCATTCCATCTGCAAACCGCTGGATGAAGCCCAGCGCGCCGCCAAGGCTATTGCAGGCGGTGACCTTTCGCAAGCCATCCGCGCCGAAGGGCGTGATGAAGTGGCCGACCTGCTGCGCGCCCTGGGCGACATGCAGCAGGGCCTGGGTTCGCTGGTGGCGCAGGTGCGCGATGCCAGCGGCAACATTGCCACCGCCAGCCAGGAAATCGCCACCGGCAACCAGGACTTGTCGCACCGCACCGAGCAGACCGCCAGCAACGCACAGGCGGCAGTGAGTTCGCTGTCGCAGATCACGGCCACGGTGCAGCAGACGGCTTCTTCCTCGCAAATGGCGAACCAGCTGGCGGTGTCGGCCAGCACCACGGCCACGCGCGGGGGCTCGGTGGTGGAGCAGGCGGTGTCCAGCATGCATGAGATCTCGGCCTCCAGCCGCAAGATCGGGGACATCATTGGCCTGATCGACTCCATTGCCTTCCAGACCAACATCCTGGCGCTGAACGCGGCGGTGGAAGCCGCCCGCGCGGGCGAGCAGGGTCGTGGCTTTGCCGTGGTGGCCAGCGAAGTGCGCAGCCTGGCCCAGCGCAGCGCTGCAGCGGCCAGCGACATCAAGACGCTGATCCAGAGCAGCGTGGCCGCCGTCGATGGCGGCGTGCGCCACGTGGAAGACGCTGGCTCGGCCATGAAGGAAATCGTGAGCAGCGTTCAGCGCGTGGGCGACATCATTGGCGAGATCACGGCGGCGGCCTCCGAGCAGTCGGCAGGCATTGGCGCGGTGAACCAGTCGGTGGGCGAGATTGACCGCATGACACAGCAGAACGCGGCGCTGGTGGAGGAATCTGCAGCCGCGGCCGAGTCG